Sequence from the Castanea sativa cultivar Marrone di Chiusa Pesio chromosome 12, ASM4071231v1 genome:
AAAACACAACACTAAATTTAAATCGAGTACATGCATTTAATTCATACAATGTACATGCATTTGTTGTCATATATTAATCCAGGGTTCTATTCTGTGTAGGATCCAGGATCCGTTACCTGCCGTAGCCGTAGTTCAGAGTTCTCTAATCGGGAGCCAATGGTGGACGACCGAGTCAGGAACATCATCAAGGCAGttggtttggagggactccTTTGGGTCCCGGGTAGAGAGATCGACCATGGTCTGATAACGGCCTTAGTGGAGCGATGGAGGCCCGAGACTCACACCTTCCACATGCCACATGGTGAGATCACCATCACATTGCAGGATGTGGAGGTTCTTCTCGGGCTTCCTGTTGATGGGGACGCTATAACAGGGAGCACGCAGAAAACTTGGGTGAATGTGTGCTGAGAGTTCCTTGGCTTTGAACCTATAAATCAAGACAATCATAAGCAACTTACTGGTCAGAGGATTCTCATCAACCGGCTTTTGGAGCAAGTTGCTAATCCATTGCCGCCTAATGCTGAAGAGGACCAGCTGCATAAGTATGCacgatgctacatcctagcGCTACTGGGGGACACAATATTCATGGACAAATCTGGCGATAGGGTGCATCTAATGTGGGTGCAGCAGTTGGAAGACCTTTGTAACCCACGAAGGTGCAGTTGGGGAagtgcttgccttgcatggttgtaccGAGAGCTATGCAGGGCAAGCGAGGACACTAGTCAGATTGGTGGGTGCTTACTGTTactccagtattgggcatgggccagGTTCCCCTATTTGTGCCCCGCAGTTGAGCATGGCCCGCCAGTGGGTGCTTATGGTCCTCCAGTGCGTGGTCCACTATCCTTGAAGTAAGTCTTTACCTCATGCACGTTATATACATTATGTGATCATTCTAGCAAATTTTTATGTCAAGATTGCGTAAATTTCATTCCTTATGgttcaatatatattattacgTTAATATACTTTAATTTTGTGATTGTCATGTGGCTTGTATGTGCTTTGTGTTTTATAAGGACTATTTCTTGTTCTAGtgatattattaattaagtaaatatcTATAAGATTATCTCAG
This genomic interval carries:
- the LOC142620239 gene encoding serine/threonine-protein phosphatase 7 long form homolog → MAAANTGRIDYTEPGPIDRSVLSKQLKHRSEANWNGQDPGSVTCRSRSSEFSNREPMVDDRVRNIIKAVGLEGLLWVPGREIDHGLITALVERWRPETHTFHMPHGEITITLQDVEVLLGLPVDGDAITGSTQKTWRILINRLLEQVANPLPPNAEEDQLHKYARCYILALLGDTIFMDKSGDRVHLMWVQQLEDLCNPRRCSWGSACLAWLYRELCRASEDTSQIGGCLLLLQYWAWARFPYLCPAVEHGPPVGAYGPPVRGPLSLK